The Clostridium botulinum BKT015925 genome includes the window AAAAGAGTAGTAAAAACTTTGATAATACATTAATAATATTTAAGAATAAAGTAAAAATAGATGACTACTTATAGTAATAACAGTTTGTAACAAAAATAATCACTACCATTTATTTTATAATATATTGGTTGTTGATTTTTAAATACTGTTATATCATTTTCGTCATCTATTTTCTAGTACAAAAATTTAAATTTAGTTATGTGTTCTACATTAAATAGTATTATCTTTAAATTATATAATATGCATCTATATAAACTAAAAAAAGGAGACTATATCTCCTTTTTTAGTTTATTGGTATACAAATAGCTTCTTCATTTAACATGAAAACTAGTGTACTGTTATAAATAGGAGATAGTTTTTTATGTCATTTATAGAATGCACAAGATGTTTCACTTTTATACTATCTCCTATTTATATTTTATAAAAATTTCATGTAATTAACGGATATTTAAATTCTTGACTAGTTAGATAGAAAATATACATATGGATTATGAAAAATTTATTTATTATAATTTGTATTTATTGTATAATTAACTTATATTTAGTATATATTAATCTAACCATATAGGAGAAATTGTATTATGAATAATAAAAATATTGAACAAATACCATTTATAATTCAAGAACTTTACTCGATAGTAAGTGTATTGGAGTCATCTTTTAAAGGAAGAAAATTCACTCCTTATGGACATTTAGCTGGAAGTATAGGTGAGGTATTGGCATCCTATTATTATGATTTAGAACTATTACCCTGCTCAACTAAAACACATGCTGCTAAAACAAAAGATAATAAATTGGTTAAAATAAAAGTAACTCAAGGGAAATCTATAGGGATTAGTAGTAAACCAGACTATCTTATTGTTATTAAAATATTACCAGATGGCAGTATAGAAGAAATATATAATGGATCAGGATATTTAGCATGGCATAATACAGGTAAAACGCAGAGGAATGGTCAACGCTCAATATCAATAAACAAACTAAATAAATTAATGGAAGATATGCCAATCAATTTACGCATACCTAGAGTAAAATAATATTTTAGGTGTGCGTGTTTTTTATTTTTATATAATTATTAAAAATTAATTTTTACGTAAATTTTATTTTTATATTTTTCACCGATACACCCTGTATCGTAAAAGGTGAAATTTTAATGTTTAAAAAGTGGATTAAAGTATTGATATATAAGGGTTTGCGGGGTGTCAAT containing:
- a CDS encoding DUF6998 domain-containing protein: MNNKNIEQIPFIIQELYSIVSVLESSFKGRKFTPYGHLAGSIGEVLASYYYDLELLPCSTKTHAAKTKDNKLVKIKVTQGKSIGISSKPDYLIVIKILPDGSIEEIYNGSGYLAWHNTGKTQRNGQRSISINKLNKLMEDMPINLRIPRVK